The following DNA comes from Methanothrix sp..
CGGCTCGCTATCTGTGGCCCTGGACTGCTACAACCGCTCCATTCAACTGGATGGCACAGACCCGTCCGCCTGGATGAGGCTGGGCCTGGCCTACAGCGGCCTTAAGCGATATTCTGAGGCTTTATCCGCATACAATGAATCGATCCGCCTGAAAAGAGATCAGGCCCAGGCCTGGTATTTCAGGGGGCTGGCGCTCTCCCATCTGGGCAGATACAATGAGGCCGTCAGGGATTTCGATGAGGCCATAGCGCTTGATTCCGCTGCCGCTCTGCCCTGGTACGGCAAGGGGATGGGCCTTGCCAGTCTGGGGCGGTACAATGAATCCCTCCTGGCCCTGGATGAGGGGCTGAGCAGGGATGAGAACCTCACTGGTGCCTGGTACAGCAGGGCTTTGGTCCTGGCGGAGCTGGGCCGGGATGAGGAATCCCTCCACTCCCTGATGAAGAGCACAGAGCTGGACGGCGAGAATGAGGCGGCCTGGTTTGATCTGGGGCTGATGTACGCCAGCCAGGAAAACCACAGTGCTGCCCTTATGGCCTTCGATCGGGTCATCTATCTGAATCCGATAAACCCTCTCGCCGGCTTGATGAGGGGGCAGTCCCTCAGCGCCCTGGGCAGATACGATGAGGCCAGCGAGGCCTTTATGAAGGTCTCTGAGATCGAGCCGATGAATGATGATGCCTGGTTGGGCAGGGCGCAGTCCCTCCGCCAGGCGGGCAGATACAATGAATCACTGGCCGCCTATAACCGCACAATCCAGATCAATCCCGGGAATGCTGCCGCCTGGAACGGCCTGGCCATATCCTATCAGCAGATCAAGAGGTATAACGAATCCCTAGCAATGTTCGATAATGCCATCCGGATCGATCCGGATGAGATCGGATTCCAGTACAACAAGGCACTGCTGCTCAGGGAGCTGGGCAACTACAGCGAAGCGGCGGCATTACTTCATCGGACGGCAGGGCAGCATCCCGAGTGTGTCGCATGCTGGAACAGCCTGGGGATGCTCCAGGCTGAGCAGGGCCTGTACAAGGAGGCGATAGCATCCTACGATCGGGCCATCGAGCAGGACTCCAGCTATGTCGAGCCCTGGAACAACCGGGGAATAGCCATGATCATGATGAATGAGAGCTATGTGGAGGCCCTGCGGAGCTTTGACCGGGCGCTAGAGATCGATCCGCATTGTATGGAGGCCTGGGCAAACCGGGCCAATGCCCTGCAGCTTGCCGGCAGAGGGCCGGAGGCGGAGGAGGCGCAGGAGAGGGCCAGAGCGCTGGGCTACAAGGGGACGTTCATCTGATCACTTCAACCGGCATGCAGTACCCTCCTCGGAATAGGCGTGTGCTCAGGAGATCAGTACATCCGAGGCTGGGCAAAGCCAGATCAAAAAGCGATAACTGCTATGGAGGTTATTTGATCGGGATGATGGGGTTTTATCAGTGAGGATTGAAATAAAAAACCTGTCTTTCAGCTACGGCAGCACGAAGATCCTCGATGACATCAACATGCAGGTTGAGGATTCAGAGATCA
Coding sequences within:
- a CDS encoding tetratricopeptide repeat protein, with amino-acid sequence MLLILFALTAASGLCAELDNANYWQQKGDELKENGSLSVALDCYNRSIQLDGTDPSAWMRLGLAYSGLKRYSEALSAYNESIRLKRDQAQAWYFRGLALSHLGRYNEAVRDFDEAIALDSAAALPWYGKGMGLASLGRYNESLLALDEGLSRDENLTGAWYSRALVLAELGRDEESLHSLMKSTELDGENEAAWFDLGLMYASQENHSAALMAFDRVIYLNPINPLAGLMRGQSLSALGRYDEASEAFMKVSEIEPMNDDAWLGRAQSLRQAGRYNESLAAYNRTIQINPGNAAAWNGLAISYQQIKRYNESLAMFDNAIRIDPDEIGFQYNKALLLRELGNYSEAAALLHRTAGQHPECVACWNSLGMLQAEQGLYKEAIASYDRAIEQDSSYVEPWNNRGIAMIMMNESYVEALRSFDRALEIDPHCMEAWANRANALQLAGRGPEAEEAQERARALGYKGTFI